A part of Propioniciclava coleopterorum genomic DNA contains:
- the aroC gene encoding chorismate synthase yields MLRYLTAGESHGRALVATIEGIPSHVHVSTDDIADALRRRRLGVGRGARMKFEADEVTMLTGVRHGETLGSPIAIMVGNTEWPKWETVMNPDAVDPDVLAGQARNAALTRPRPGHADLAGMQKYDWDEARPILERASARETAARVALGRVATNFLDQAYGVQLVSHVVEIGPVASTGTALPTASDRDAIDADPVRCFDPESSARMLAEIEAAKSEGDTVGGVVEVVVTGLPPGVGSHSQGDTRLDARLAGALMGIQAIKGVEVGDGFTLARTRGSLAHDEMVPEGASGVARVSNRSGGTEGGMSTGEVLRVRAAMKPIATVPRALRTVDTTTLEPAQAHHQRSDVCAVPAAGVVAEAMVALVLAELMLTKFGGDSVAETSRNHRAYLDRLAERRLA; encoded by the coding sequence AGTCCCACGGCCGGGCGCTGGTCGCCACGATCGAGGGCATCCCGTCCCACGTCCACGTGTCCACCGACGACATCGCCGACGCCCTGCGCCGCCGGCGCCTCGGGGTGGGCCGCGGCGCCCGGATGAAGTTCGAGGCCGACGAGGTCACGATGCTCACCGGCGTGCGCCATGGCGAGACGCTCGGCTCCCCGATCGCGATCATGGTCGGCAACACCGAGTGGCCCAAGTGGGAGACCGTCATGAACCCGGACGCCGTCGACCCCGACGTGCTCGCCGGGCAGGCTCGCAACGCCGCGCTGACGCGGCCGCGTCCCGGCCACGCCGACCTGGCGGGCATGCAGAAGTACGACTGGGACGAGGCCCGCCCGATCCTGGAGCGCGCCTCCGCCCGCGAGACCGCCGCCCGCGTGGCGCTGGGCCGGGTCGCGACCAACTTCCTCGACCAGGCCTACGGCGTCCAGCTCGTCAGCCACGTCGTCGAGATCGGGCCGGTCGCCAGCACCGGCACGGCCCTGCCCACGGCGTCCGACCGTGACGCGATCGACGCCGACCCCGTGCGCTGCTTCGACCCGGAGTCCTCGGCCCGGATGCTGGCCGAGATCGAGGCCGCCAAGTCCGAGGGCGACACCGTCGGCGGCGTCGTCGAGGTCGTCGTCACCGGCCTGCCGCCGGGCGTCGGCAGCCACTCCCAGGGCGACACCCGCCTGGACGCCCGGCTGGCGGGCGCCCTGATGGGCATCCAGGCCATCAAGGGCGTGGAAGTCGGCGACGGCTTCACCCTGGCCCGCACCCGCGGCTCGCTGGCCCACGACGAGATGGTGCCCGAGGGCGCCTCGGGCGTCGCCCGGGTCTCCAACCGCTCCGGGGGCACCGAGGGCGGGATGAGCACCGGCGAGGTGCTGCGCGTCCGGGCCGCGATGAAGCCCATCGCGACCGTGCCGCGCGCGCTGCGCACCGTCGACACCACCACGCTGGAGCCGGCCCAGGCCCACCACCAGCGCTCCGACGTGTGCGCGGTCCCCGCCGCCGGCGTCGTGGCCGAGGCGATGGTGGCGCTGGTGCTCGCCGAGCTGATGCTGACCAAGTTCGGCGGGGACTCGGTCGCCGAGACCTC